The following DNA comes from Ornithinimicrobium avium.
GGGCATGCTCGCCCTGGCCGTGGTCTCCTTCGCCGGCTTCGCGGGGTATGCCGCACTCCTCCCGGTCGCGCCGCTCTGGGCGGTCCACGGCGGGGCCGACTCGGCCGGGGCGGGGCTGGTCAACTTCGTGCTGCTCGGCGCGACGGTCGCCACGCAGTTCGCCGTGCCCGCGCTGATCCGTCGCGTCGGCTGGACCCTCACCCTGACGCTCGCCCTCGTCCTGCTCGGCGTCCCGGCGGTCCTGCACGTGCTCACCGACGAGCTCGGGACGATCCTGCTGCTGTCGGCCGTCCGCGGCGTCGGGTTCGGCATCCTCACCGTGGCGGCCAGCGCCGCGGCGGTGCTGCTCGTGGACCCGGCGCGGCGCGGGGCCGCGGTGGGCGCCTACTCGCTCGCGCTCGCCGCCCCCAACGTCCTGCTCATGCCGGTCGGCGGCTGGATCGCCGAGGCCTGGGGCTTCTGGATCGTCTTCGTGCTCAGCGGGGTGTCCCTGCTCGGGATCCCCGCCACCGTCCTGCTGGCGCGGCACCTGCCCGAGCGCGCCACCGGGGACCCCCAGCACCCGGAGGTGGCGGACGCACCCGCCGGCGCCGCGACCTACCTCGCCGTGCTCTCGCCGACGCTGGTCCTGCTGGCCATCACCCTGGCCGGCGGCGCGCTCATCACCTTCGCGCCGCAGATGGTCTCGGTGGCGTGGCTGGCGACCGCCGGGCTGTTCGTCTTCGGGCTGGTCTCGACCGTGCTGCGGTGGCGGGTCGGCGCGCTGGCCGACCGCCTCGGCTCGGGTCGCCTGGCCTGGGTCTTCGTGCTGGTCGCGGTGGCCGGGCTGCTGGCGGTGGCCTGGCTGACCCAGCAGGAGGTGGGCCTCGACGGCCTGCTGCCGTGGCTGCTCGGCTGCGCGCTCCTCGGCGCCGCCTACGGCGGCCTGCAGACGCTGACGATGGTCTCCGCCTTCGAGGCGGCCGGTCCGCGCCGCGTCGGGGCGGCGAGCGCGGTCTGGAACGCCGGCTTCGACGCCGGCACGGGCCTCGGCGCCGTGCTCGTGGGCACGGTCGCCGTCCAGCACGGCTTCGGGACCGGGATGGCGATCTCCGCCGGCCTGGTGCTGCTCACGCTGCCGCTGGCGCTGCGCGCCCGTCGCTGACCACAGCGTCCCGTGGAAGTGCTGCACGGCATGGCACTTTCGCGGGACGCTCTTCCACGGGACCGGCGGTGCGCTCCGTGTCCTCATCCGGCCGTCAGGTCGACGACCACCGGGGCATGGTCGCTGGCACCCTTGCCCTTGCGCTCCTCGCGGTCGATGAAGGCGCCCTCCACCCGCCGCGCCAGCCCGGGGCTGCCCAGGCAGAAGTCGATCCGCATGCCGCGGCGCTTCGGGAAGGCCAGCTGGGTGTAGTCCCAGTAGGTGTAGGTCCCCGGCCCGGGCGTGTGCTCTCGCGTCACGTCGGCGAAGCCCGCGCCGACCACCCCCTCGAAGGCCGCCCGCTCCTGCGCCGAGGTGTGGGTCTTGCCCTCGTAGTAGTCGACCGACCACACGTCCTCGTCGGTCGGCGCCACGTTCCAGTCGCCCA
Coding sequences within:
- a CDS encoding MFS transporter, whose product is MLALAVVSFAGFAGYAALLPVAPLWAVHGGADSAGAGLVNFVLLGATVATQFAVPALIRRVGWTLTLTLALVLLGVPAVLHVLTDELGTILLLSAVRGVGFGILTVAASAAAVLLVDPARRGAAVGAYSLALAAPNVLLMPVGGWIAEAWGFWIVFVLSGVSLLGIPATVLLARHLPERATGDPQHPEVADAPAGAATYLAVLSPTLVLLAITLAGGALITFAPQMVSVAWLATAGLFVFGLVSTVLRWRVGALADRLGSGRLAWVFVLVAVAGLLAVAWLTQQEVGLDGLLPWLLGCALLGAAYGGLQTLTMVSAFEAAGPRRVGAASAVWNAGFDAGTGLGAVLVGTVAVQHGFGTGMAISAGLVLLTLPLALRARR